The DNA segment TGAATATTAACGAGTGCAAGTCTCCCACCCTAACAGCTCAACCAAACTTAACTATGGTATGCGCATCTTTCTTTTCCTTAGTCGGTTGTAAATTCTGTGCTTTTAGCAATTCTTTTTCATACTCTTATGCTTAAATCAAAAAATACTGATCATATTATCTTTTTTTGGAGTATTTCTCTAGCTACTGATAAGCTATCATCAAACTTTAAATCAAGACCAAGTTCACTTAATGCCATATTAAGAGAACTTATTGTTTGCAAGACCTCGGGGGGACCTATCTTGCCCATCATACCTATCCTAAATATACTACCTTTGAGCTTACCTTGCCCCCCAGCAATGACTATATTGTATTTTTTTCTTAATAATTCCCTAAGAGTAGTATCATTGACCTTGGGAGGATTATTTATCGCTAGTACTGTATTAGACCTGAACTCCTTTTCTGGAAAAGGTATAAGACCCATTTTTTCTATAGCACTATAGGATGCTTTGGCACACACTTTGTGCCTAGAGATCACATTTTCGAGTCTTTCCTCTATAATTATCTTTAATGCTTCATCAAGAGCATAATACAATGGAATTGCTGGAGTAAAAGGTGTTTGGCATTTCTCTTTATACTTGCGGCATGATTTGAGGTTAAAGTAAAAACTATTTTCTGCCTTTTCTATGATGGACCATGCGTTATCACTAATCGAAAGCAAAGATAGCCCTGGTGGAGTCATAAGACATTTCTGGCTACCAGCAATGCAGATATCAATATACCAATCATCAACAGGTAAGTGATCCCCTCCAAGAATCGAGATTGCATCGACTATAAATAGCAGACCACGCTCATTACATAATTCGCCAATCTCTTTCATACATTGTATTTTAGCACCAGTAGATGTCTCATTATATATAACAGCAACTGCTTTTGCATCTTTCTCTTTCTTTATAGCATCCTCTATCATATCTATTGTAACTGCTCTTTTCCAATCAACAGGTATATCGATAGGTTTTCCTCCTATTACTGAAATTGTTTTACTCAATCTCTGGCCAAAGATGCCGCCAACTGGTACAATTATTTTTTTTACGCCTTGGATTATGTTACTTACAGCACATTCTATACCCCCAGTCCCTGAAGCAGAAATAACTACTACATCATACTTAGTTTGAAAAAGATACTTGGCATTATCTAAAATACTCTTATATAACTCTTGAAACTCAGGCCCTCTATGATGGATCATAGGCTTGATCATTGCTCTCATGATTCTTGGCGGAACATTAGTCGGGCCAGGGGTCATTAGGAGTTGTCTAGATTCTATCAATATAGAACCATCTCATTAACGAGAGGGAATATCAATATTTATTTAAGTTTTGATAATCGTAAAGAATTATACTACCTATTATCTGTTATAATGGGGGAGAATTGATCGAGCGGGGGCTTTTTATTGGGCGTTTTCAGCCATTTCATAAGGGCCATTTAAAAGTAGTGGCGAATTTGTTAAATAAGGTTGAAGAACTTATAATCTTGGTCGGGAGCTCCCAGTATAGTCATACTATGGACAACCCCTTTACTACGGGAGAAAGGATTACTATGATCAGACTTGCCTTGAATGAGGTAAGTATAGAACCAAGTCGCTACATCATTGTACCCGCACCAGATGTTGAAATGCACTCGATTTGGGTGTCTCACATCATATCATATTCTCCAAATTTTCAGGTAATTTTTTCAAACGAACCTTTAACACGCCACCTTTTTACAGAAGCAGGTTTTGAAGTCAAATCTATATCATTCTATAAAAGAGCAATATTGTCGGCAACAGAAATCAGAAAGAGGATGTTGTCAGGAGGAGATTGGGAAGAATTAGTGCCAAAGAGTATAGTTCAATTTATTAGGCATATAGATGGGATAAAAAGGATAATTAATCTATCAAAAAAAGATAATCCATATTGAAATATGCTAAAGTTATTAATGCGTCTAATATTCTACAAATCCTATGAACGTTATTGGAATCGACCTAGCTGGTGTTGAAAAAAGAGATAGTGGCATCTGTATCCTTAATGAAAAATTAATGGCTAATACCTATATTTTGAGACGTGATATTGAGATAATTGAAGGTATGATTAAAGAAGGACCAGAGCTAATAGCTATCGATGCACCGCTGAGCCTTCCTTTTGGTAGATGTTGTTTAAAAGATAACTGTTCATGTAGAAAAAAAGGGCATTTGAGGCAGTGTGATAAAGAACTTCTAAATATGAAAATTAAGTTCTTCCCACTAACATTAGGTCCTATGAGGAAATTAACTATGAGAGGGATGAAACTTAAAGAGAAGCTTGAAGCAAAAGGCCTTAAAGTTATAGAGGTCTATCCTGGAGGCGCTCAAGATATTCTTAACATACCCAGAAAGCAAAAGGGCATTTCTGAGTTAAAGAAAGGCCTTATGGCTATTGGGATAAAAAGCATCTCACAAGTTACAAGTGATCATGAGTTAGATGCAGCCACATCAGCACTTGTGGGTAAGATGTATGTTGAAGGCAATTATCTAGCTTTGGGCAATCCTGAAGAAGGGTTGATGATAATGCCAAGGAGAATATAAATTTTAATTAGACAACATTGAAAACATCATTGTCTATCTTTAATGTCAAAGTTTTGAAAATAATATTTTTGAGGTGGTAAGATACCTTCAAAACAAATTATTACCATTGATGGCTCTCTTGGAGAAGGAGGGGGACAGATAGTGAGAACGAGCATAGCACTATCTGCAATTATGGATATACCTGTTAAAATTATAAACATAAGGGCGAATAGGGCGAATCCGGGATTAAGACTTCAGCATATAGGTGCAATAAAAGCGATAGCCTCTTTATGCAAAGCTTCTGTAGATAATTTGAAAATCGGGGCCGATAAAGTAAGCTTCATTCCTAGTAAAATGCACTCTACTTCTATAAAACTTGATATCGGTTCTGCTGGAAGTATTACTTTACTACTTCAAGCTGTTATTCCGTCCGTCAGTCTTAGTAATATAAACGCGGAATTGGAAATAGTCGGCGGGACAGATGTGAGATGGAGTCCTACCATGAACTACTTTACTCGAGTCGTATTACCTATATATGAGCTCTTGGGCATAGATGTTGAGCTTCAAGTCAAGAGGAGAGGATATTATCCTAAAGGTGGTGGAATAGTTGGTGTGAAGATCAAACCATCAAAGGAGCCGAAAGCCTTGAACCTTATATCATCAAAAAATCCATTACCTTCGATCATTAGTATCTGCTCTAAATTGCCTAGAAGCGTAGCAGAAAGACAAATGAAAGCTGCAAAAAAATACCTCGCCAATCAAGGAATTGAGGTAAAAACATTCGAAACAGGTATAGAAGATTCTATCTCCCCCGGATCATCTATTCTCATTTATTCTATGGGAAAACAAGGACCGTTTCTAGGTTCAGATGCAATAGGTGTAAAGGGCAAACCTTCAGAGAAAGTTGGAAGGGATGCAGCTAAGCTCTTCTTAAGTGAATACTTATCCAATGCACCAATAGATGGACATTTAGGTGATATGATAGTACCATTCTTGCCCTTTATAAAAGGTCAGTCGAGATTTAAGGTTTCAAGAGTTACTTCACATCTTACTTCAAATCTATACGTAGCAAGCATTTTTACAAAATGCCAATATAGTATTGATGAGATGCCAGATAATACGGCTATAGTATGCATTAAGAGCATTTAAAACTTATAAGTAAATACAAACAAATATTAGTAAAAAGTGAAGCGCTTTGATACCCTCACAATTTATACCAGGTGCTACAGCTGTAGGAATAACCTTCAAGGATGGTATAATCTTGGGAGCAGAGAAGAGAATCTCTTACGGTACTTATGTAGTAAGCAGAGCGGGTAAAAAGGTCTTTAAGATAAGTGATCTGGTAGGGGCTGCTTGCGCAGGGATGGTAGTAGATATGCAAGTTTTAGTAAGGGAAATCTCGGCTCTTGTGAAAATAAGAGAGTTAGAACTAAGAAGGCCCATTCCTCCAAATTCTGTAGCTAAGCTCATGTCAGCTATTCTTTTTGCTAGAAGGTACTACCCCCTGATTACTCAAGTGATAATAGGTGGGGTCGATGAGAAACCATCTATTTATGTACTCGATCCATTGGGTTCAGTAATACCAGACGAATATTCATGTGTGGGGTCAGGCGCAGAAATTGCTATTGGAGTCATTGAAGCAAATTATTCAAGTGATTTGAGCGAAGAATCGGCAAAAGAACTCGTAGTAAAATCTATAAAATCTGCAATACAAAGGGATTCGGCTAGCGGGGACGGTACTGACCTTTTGGTAATAACAAAAACTGGTTCAAAGGAAGAATCTATAAAATTTTAAGTTAACTGGTAAATAAGCCCGTTTATACACAATAGTAAACCATACTTGAATAGAGCTCCTCATGATCTTTAGAGAAATCATTGTCTAAATGAATAAAAGCTCACTTGGAATGCTCCCATACGATGGCAAGTATTCCTCCAGCCAAACCGAGAAGGGCCCCCAAGACGAAACCACCCATTCCAAAAAGGCTCAGAGCTGAAAAGATTATTATGACGATCCCCCATGCTATGTGATCTTTCGGTTTCGAATAAAGCAAGACCGAACTTAACAAGATGAGAATTCCAGAAATCAATCCTATGATGGAAAAGATTCCAAAAGTTTCATCAGTAAAGCCTATCCCGTGCATCATATCCTCCCATCCATGCATCCATTCGTCCATCATCCCAAAGGGCATGTTCCCCCAGTGTACTGTTTCACCAGACATCCAAACCCATCCCCACACACCACCAAGAAGTATCAATATTCCCGCTGTAAATGACAATGCAAAGGGGACCATGGGCTTTACCTTGTCCTTATCCTTACCACTCAATTCAATTCAAATCCTTGTTTTGAAATACGAGTATTTATGATTAACATCCTATATATTCATGTGACTCATAGGATGGGGTGTCGTCTTGAAAGGGGGAGTTGATAAGAAGAGGTATGACAGGATAGCGGCTCTTTACGATTCGCTAGAGAGTCCTATGGAGCTTCTTACGTACTCCCGCTGGAGAGAGGAGGTCTTCGAAAGACTTCTGAAGGAAGGCAGAGTCCTGGAGGTTGGTGTTGGGACTGGCAAGAACCTGCCCTACTATTATAAGGGCCACGAAGTTGTCGCTCTTGATATAAGTGAGAAGATGCTGAGAAGGGCCAAAAAGAGGACTAAAAGAGTAAACGCATTGGTTCACCTTGTTCAGATGGATGTAGAAATGCTAGGTTTTCCTGATGAGATCTTCGAAGCAGTTATTTCTACCTACGTGTTTTGCTCTGTAGAAAACCCCACAAGAGGACTAAGAGAGATCAGGAGGGTTTTGAAGCGAAGTGGGATAGTAATCTTCCTCGAGCACATGAGGAGCGAAAACGAATCAATGGGAAAGGTCATGGATTTCATGAACCCAATGGTCGTGAACGCATTTGGTCCTAACATCAACAGAAGAACCGTTGACAACATAAGAAAAGCCGGTTTTGAAGTGATTGAGGAAAAGGATCTACTGGCTTCAATATTCAGGATCATAATAGCAAAACCTGTTCATTCATTATATTAGTTACACCTAACCTATCCTCTTTATTCCCAAAGCCTTCACACTATAAATTAAAGGAGCGATTCTTTTAAATAAAGAGTTAATAAATGCATACAAAATGAATAGCAGAGCATGATAGAGGATATATTGATTCCATTGATCACGACGGGTTTAGCGGAATTAGGAGATAAGAGCCAAATATCCATCTTTCTTTTATCATCAAAAACAAAAAAGCACCTTTATCTCTTGGTTGGCGTTATCCTTGCCTTCTTGATAGTAGATGGAGTTGCGATCTTATTGGGTTCTTGGATCACAGATATCATGTCTATAAGTTTGTTAAAGATATTTTCAGGGATCGTTTTCATAATTTTAGGAGTGTTGACATTAAGATATAATGAAGAAAAGAATGGAAATAAATTATATTCCAAAAATTCGTTTCTTTCGGGGTTTGTTTTGATTTTTATTACAGAATGGGGCGACAAGACACAGATAGCTTCAGGATTGTTCGCAACTAAATACAACGCTCTCATGGTTCTGATCGGGACTGTGGTAGCGTTGACTCTGGTATCTGTCATGGCGATCTACTTGGGTATATTCATTTCAAATAAAGTCGATAGAAATGTGATGACAAAAATTGCTGGGACGATCTTCATCTTGATAGGTATATCGTTCTTTATATTTTAGAAAACGTTTAAACTTGTCCTATTAACTTGCCCAGTTCTTTACGTCTTTAAATTATAATAGAATTTTTAAGTTATCTGTACGGCATCCAACTAAACTTTCTTATTTTTGGGCTTTCACCATAACCACAATAAGCACATCTTTGTTTTCTTATATGATAGGAATGCCTTCCACACCTTCTACATCTTATGTGAGTCTTACCCTTACTACGCCCTCCACGAGAAGTAGTTCCTTTAACCATCTTTAGCCCTTTGTTCGATCCTTCACTAAGGATTTATACATATCGATAAGTTAAATAATTTACATGAATGAGAATCTGAAATGAAAAGAAAGAAATGACAGCTGAGCTGACGTGCAAATTATTTAACTTAAAACTATTGCCGCCTGTATTCCAGCAAAAGTATCTCCTAGCCCAGTCAAGCTTTCAGGCTTATTATTTACAAAAGTAGGAATTAGACATAAGTTATAACCATCTATTTGTGTCTTGATTGCTTCAACATTCGATCTTGGAAGCGATTTTACTTTATCTAAATTCTCTTTAATGCTTCCAAAGGTCAATGCTGTCGCAACTCCGCACCCTATCTCTAGAGCTTCAAGCTCCTTTTTGATATCGTATTTTGAGACTGAAAGGGCAAATTCTGCAGAGTGTACGCAAATCCTTTTTAATCCATAAATTCTAATACCTTCTAAAGAAGCTTCTATCAGATCTCTTAAATTGGTAGACTCAGCATTTAAAAAAGCTCTACATTCATCTTCATTCATCCCCCATGACTCGGTGCAACCTCGATCTGAAAATTTTTTCATTGCATATCTAACAGACTCCTCACTACCCATGCCTAACTCAAAATGGACTTTTGGTCTTTTTGGATTGTCAAGGCATTCTATGATCTCATCACTCTTCTTCTTATAATTTGGTAGTAATAGGTGAGCGTAACCTATTATCAATATATCTATGAACCTCGAATCTGAAGCTTTTTCTAAGAAATGATAATCGAATATTCCATTCGATGATACCATATCCCAAGAGAATATATGTCTGCCAGTTGTAAGAACTCCTTCCTTTAGATCTCTCTTGAACTCGAAGATTATATGGTCGTACTCAGGGTCATTATCTATAACTGCTTCTTTTGGCGGTTTAAACCCTTCTTCACAAGCTATTTTGAATTCAGGAGAAGCTATCATAATATTATTGGGTCTACTAGGGTATGATACTAGAGGTTCAAAACCTAACTCGTACAAGGCTCTACCCATGTGAAAACCATTTCCCCCTAACGCTCTTCTTCTATTCTTAAACAAAGAATTTAAAACTGAATAAATTTCCTCTGAAATTAAGAACTCTTTACCTCCTTTGATAAGCGCTTTGTCCAGAGTATACGAAGCTTCTTCTATCGATCTTAAAACAATCTCCTTCGGTTCTGTCTTGAGAGATTTCTTAATCCAGTCCAAAACTTTATAATCGACATTAACAAATGAATCCCAGTTCGAATACAGTCCAGTTGCAACGTTTTTGGGGAACATCCTTTAACTCTATTTATTCCTATTCTTTTAAATTGAACTTTATAGATCTTAGCTATTTATCAAGCTGTGTTTAGAATTGCTAATTTGACTGGCCAATTCGTCAACGAATGCAGAACCAACAATAATTGTGCGAAATATGAGCATAGTTTTATTTGGGACTTTGAATATTTTTTAGAAAAAAAAGTCCTCTCTTTTAATTTAAATTAATATGTGCATTACAAACTAACCATTCAGTGTTCGCTTGACGATGGGTCGTAGAACTCCAAGAAGACAAAGGTTATGAAAATTAAGGCATAGTTAAGAAGGGTCGCAGTTTTATGATAACGATCCGGCTATAGCAGTCAAAGAACCAAGTACCGAAGATAGACTTAAGGTAATAATTAATATTGAAAAGAAGCGAGTGATATACCAACTATAAAGTGAAAACGTTCTTACATTCCTGATAAATTCTTTATGTAAGCTCTTTGAATTTTTCTGAGGCTGGTTCTCCGCCAATTCCCCAGTGCGATTTTGGGATTTCATGCACGATTACTTCCACAGCATGTACAGGGATACCCAAATCTACAAAGACTTTAGTTATACCTTGAATTACGGTTTTGACTTTTTCCTGTCCAAAACCTTCCCAGACGTTTACATGAACAACA comes from the Candidatus Methylarchaceae archaeon HK02M2 genome and includes:
- a CDS encoding alanine--glyoxylate aminotransferase family protein, which translates into the protein MIESRQLLMTPGPTNVPPRIMRAMIKPMIHHRGPEFQELYKSILDNAKYLFQTKYDVVVISASGTGGIECAVSNIIQGVKKIIVPVGGIFGQRLSKTISVIGGKPIDIPVDWKRAVTIDMIEDAIKKEKDAKAVAVIYNETSTGAKIQCMKEIGELCNERGLLFIVDAISILGGDHLPVDDWYIDICIAGSQKCLMTPPGLSLLSISDNAWSIIEKAENSFYFNLKSCRKYKEKCQTPFTPAIPLYYALDEALKIIIEERLENVISRHKVCAKASYSAIEKMGLIPFPEKEFRSNTVLAINNPPKVNDTTLRELLRKKYNIVIAGGQGKLKGSIFRIGMMGKIGPPEVLQTISSLNMALSELGLDLKFDDSLSVAREILQKKII
- a CDS encoding nicotinamide-nucleotide adenylyltransferase, yielding MIERGLFIGRFQPFHKGHLKVVANLLNKVEELIILVGSSQYSHTMDNPFTTGERITMIRLALNEVSIEPSRYIIVPAPDVEMHSIWVSHIISYSPNFQVIFSNEPLTRHLFTEAGFEVKSISFYKRAILSATEIRKRMLSGGDWEELVPKSIVQFIRHIDGIKRIINLSKKDNPY
- a CDS encoding DUF429 domain-containing protein, whose amino-acid sequence is MNVIGIDLAGVEKRDSGICILNEKLMANTYILRRDIEIIEGMIKEGPELIAIDAPLSLPFGRCCLKDNCSCRKKGHLRQCDKELLNMKIKFFPLTLGPMRKLTMRGMKLKEKLEAKGLKVIEVYPGGAQDILNIPRKQKGISELKKGLMAIGIKSISQVTSDHELDAATSALVGKMYVEGNYLALGNPEEGLMIMPRRI
- a CDS encoding RNA 3'-terminal phosphate cyclase, encoding MRTSIALSAIMDIPVKIINIRANRANPGLRLQHIGAIKAIASLCKASVDNLKIGADKVSFIPSKMHSTSIKLDIGSAGSITLLLQAVIPSVSLSNINAELEIVGGTDVRWSPTMNYFTRVVLPIYELLGIDVELQVKRRGYYPKGGGIVGVKIKPSKEPKALNLISSKNPLPSIISICSKLPRSVAERQMKAAKKYLANQGIEVKTFETGIEDSISPGSSILIYSMGKQGPFLGSDAIGVKGKPSEKVGRDAAKLFLSEYLSNAPIDGHLGDMIVPFLPFIKGQSRFKVSRVTSHLTSNLYVASIFTKCQYSIDEMPDNTAIVCIKSI
- a CDS encoding proteasome subunit beta, which produces MIPSQFIPGATAVGITFKDGIILGAEKRISYGTYVVSRAGKKVFKISDLVGAACAGMVVDMQVLVREISALVKIRELELRRPIPPNSVAKLMSAILFARRYYPLITQVIIGGVDEKPSIYVLDPLGSVIPDEYSCVGSGAEIAIGVIEANYSSDLSEESAKELVVKSIKSAIQRDSASGDGTDLLVITKTGSKEESIKF
- a CDS encoding DUF6114 domain-containing protein, with amino-acid sequence MSGKDKDKVKPMVPFALSFTAGILILLGGVWGWVWMSGETVHWGNMPFGMMDEWMHGWEDMMHGIGFTDETFGIFSIIGLISGILILLSSVLLYSKPKDHIAWGIVIIIFSALSLFGMGGFVLGALLGLAGGILAIVWEHSK
- a CDS encoding class I SAM-dependent methyltransferase, with the protein product MKGGVDKKRYDRIAALYDSLESPMELLTYSRWREEVFERLLKEGRVLEVGVGTGKNLPYYYKGHEVVALDISEKMLRRAKKRTKRVNALVHLVQMDVEMLGFPDEIFEAVISTYVFCSVENPTRGLREIRRVLKRSGIVIFLEHMRSENESMGKVMDFMNPMVVNAFGPNINRRTVDNIRKAGFEVIEEKDLLASIFRIIIAKPVHSLY
- a CDS encoding TMEM165/GDT1 family protein codes for the protein MIEDILIPLITTGLAELGDKSQISIFLLSSKTKKHLYLLVGVILAFLIVDGVAILLGSWITDIMSISLLKIFSGIVFIILGVLTLRYNEEKNGNKLYSKNSFLSGFVLIFITEWGDKTQIASGLFATKYNALMVLIGTVVALTLVSVMAIYLGIFISNKVDRNVMTKIAGTIFILIGISFFIF
- a CDS encoding 50S ribosomal protein L37e; amino-acid sequence: MVKGTTSRGGRSKGKTHIRCRRCGRHSYHIRKQRCAYCGYGESPKIRKFSWMPYR
- a CDS encoding tautomerase family protein, whose amino-acid sequence is MPVVHVNVWEGFGQEKVKTVIQGITKVFVDLGIPVHAVEVIVHEIPKSHWGIGGEPASEKFKELT